The DNA region TCTCCGATATGCTCACCCGCATTCGCAACGCGGGGCAGGCGAGACGGACCGAGACGTCGATGCCGTCGACGAAGGTCCTGGTTGAGCTTGCAAAAATCCTTCACGCCGAGGGCTACGTTCGTGGCTGGACGGTCGAAGAAGGTACGCCATACAACACGCTGACCGTGCATCTGAAATATGGCCCGGATCGGCGACATTCGATCCGCCAGATCAAGCGGATCTCAAAGCCGGGGCTGCGTGTCTACGCTCGCAAGACTGAGATCCCGCAAGTGCGCAACGGTCTTGGTATCGCCATCGTCAGCACGCCGCAGGGCATGATGACCGGCTACGAAGCCCGTCGCCGCGGCATCGGTGGCGAAGTCGTCTGCACCGTCTACTAGCGCCGGAAAGGAGAA from Thermomicrobiales bacterium includes:
- the rpsH gene encoding 30S ribosomal protein S8, with the translated sequence MSVVNDPISDMLTRIRNAGQARRTETSMPSTKVLVELAKILHAEGYVRGWTVEEGTPYNTLTVHLKYGPDRRHSIRQIKRISKPGLRVYARKTEIPQVRNGLGIAIVSTPQGMMTGYEARRRGIGGEVVCTVY